The following proteins are encoded in a genomic region of Brachypodium distachyon strain Bd21 chromosome 1, Brachypodium_distachyon_v3.0, whole genome shotgun sequence:
- the LOC100839493 gene encoding uncharacterized protein LOC100839493, which translates to MASIIVQVSAILLNLIAFGLAVAAEQRRSKATVTPDLAKEYDYCVYDSDVATGYGVGALLLLTAAQVLVMVASRCFCCGRGLKPGGSRACALMLFLFSWLTFLVAAACLLAGSVRNAYHTRYRGIFNGDPLSCETLRKGVFAAGAAFTFFTAILSEFYYISYSKSRDAAGGAPYGGSSIGMGPYN; encoded by the exons ATGGCGTCCATCATCGTGCAGGTGTCAGCCATCCTCCTCAACCTCATCGCCTTCGGGCTCGCCGTAGCCGCCGAGCAGCGCCGCAGCAAG GCCACGGTGACGCCGGACCTGGCCAAGGAGTACGACTACTGCGTCTACGACTCCGACGTCGCCACAGGCTACGGCGTCGGCgctctgctcctcctcaccgCCGCGCAGGTCCTCGTCATGGTCGCCAgccgctgcttctgctgcgGCCGCGGCCTCAAACCGGGGGGCTCCCGTGCCTGCGcgctcatgctcttcctcttctcatG GTTGACCTTCCTCGTTGCAGCGGCGTGCTTGCTGGCAGGATCAGTCCGTAACGCATATCACACCCGGTACAGGGGCATCTTCAACGGCGACCCTCTGTCTTGCGAGACGTTGcgcaagggtgtgtttgctgCTGGTGCAGCTTTCACCTTCTTCACAGCCATCCTGAGCGAGTTCTACTACATCAGCTACTCCAAATCCCGGGATGCTGCTGGTGGCGCCCCCTACGGGGGCTCCAGCATCGGCATGGGCCCATACAACTGA
- the LOC100845742 gene encoding uncharacterized protein LOC100845742 isoform X2 — MDIDFEGSDTGDGKSDHATRTPTPSPSPEPSDVRRNEVFTPIPSTSLTHSPSLDQRAPSSVFPRPPVPLPPSGSGKRLGYLLGVHPSSGKVQGSGSSTSTPLCLQPAAVVAGARPKKRPSSLGGASDAKNSNKRGKATCTSGKIVNEHRSRLTSLMLETLMCSQDWLRNKLKDIQEGNQVSIYASNKTVVSLFSNYIRMSCNLCFTRTWLIELESLELGCCKLPKNLPIEFNLLLCLVC; from the exons ATGGACATTGATTTTGAAGGGTCTGACACCGGCGACGGCAAGAGTGACCATGCGACTCGGACGCCGACTCCAAGCCCATCGCCGGAGCCATCTGACGTCAGAAGAAATGAGGTCTTCACCCCGATCCCGAGTACATCGCTGACACATAGCCCTTCGCTGGACCAACGTGCACCTTCGTCCGTCTTCCCCCGGCCGCCGGTGCCACTGCCACCATCGGGGTCAGGCAAGCGCTTGGGCTAtctccttggggttcatcccAGCTCGGGCAAGGTGCAAGGCAGCGGCTCCAGCACGTCAACTCCACTGTGTTTGCAACCTGCCGCCGTGGTGGCCGGGGCCAGACCAAAGAAGCGTCCCAGCTCACTTGGTGGCGCAAGCGACGCCAAGAACAGCAACAAGAGGGGCAAGGCTACATG TACAAGTGGCAAAATAGTCAATGAACATAGGAGCCGCCTCACCTCTCTTATGcttgaaacattgatgtgctCTCAAGATTGGCTTAGGAACAAATTAAAAG ACATCCAAGAAGGAAATCAGGTTAGTATTTATGCTTCAAATAAGACCGTTGTGAGCCTATTTAGTAATTACATACGCATGTCCTGCAATTTATGCTTCACTAGGACTTGGCTGATTGAGTTGGAGTCTTTGGAGCTGGGTTGTTGCAAGCTGCCGAAGAATCTGCCCATTGAATTTAATCTACTATTGTGTTTGGTGTGCTAA
- the LOC100845742 gene encoding uncharacterized protein LOC100845742 isoform X1 codes for MDIDFEGSDTGDGKSDHATRTPTPSPSPEPSDVRRNEVFTPIPSTSLTHSPSLDQRAPSSVFPRPPVPLPPSGSGKRLGYLLGVHPSSGKVQGSGSSTSTPLCLQPAAVVAGARPKKRPSSLGGASDAKNSNKRGKATCTSGKIVNEHRSRLTSLMLETLMCSQDWLRNKLKGKQIMHLLNTSHHFHGTNSCIYSCINFWTCLQDIQEGNQVSIYASNKTVVSLFSNYIRMSCNLCFTRTWLIELESLELGCCKLPKNLPIEFNLLLCLVC; via the exons ATGGACATTGATTTTGAAGGGTCTGACACCGGCGACGGCAAGAGTGACCATGCGACTCGGACGCCGACTCCAAGCCCATCGCCGGAGCCATCTGACGTCAGAAGAAATGAGGTCTTCACCCCGATCCCGAGTACATCGCTGACACATAGCCCTTCGCTGGACCAACGTGCACCTTCGTCCGTCTTCCCCCGGCCGCCGGTGCCACTGCCACCATCGGGGTCAGGCAAGCGCTTGGGCTAtctccttggggttcatcccAGCTCGGGCAAGGTGCAAGGCAGCGGCTCCAGCACGTCAACTCCACTGTGTTTGCAACCTGCCGCCGTGGTGGCCGGGGCCAGACCAAAGAAGCGTCCCAGCTCACTTGGTGGCGCAAGCGACGCCAAGAACAGCAACAAGAGGGGCAAGGCTACATG TACAAGTGGCAAAATAGTCAATGAACATAGGAGCCGCCTCACCTCTCTTATGcttgaaacattgatgtgctCTCAAGATTGGCTTAGGAACAAATTAAAAGGTAAGCAAATAATGCATTTACTTAACACTTCTCATCACTTTCATGGTACTAATAGTTGTATTTATTCATGTATAAATTTCTGGACTTGTCTTCAAGACATCCAAGAAGGAAATCAGGTTAGTATTTATGCTTCAAATAAGACCGTTGTGAGCCTATTTAGTAATTACATACGCATGTCCTGCAATTTATGCTTCACTAGGACTTGGCTGATTGAGTTGGAGTCTTTGGAGCTGGGTTGTTGCAAGCTGCCGAAGAATCTGCCCATTGAATTTAATCTACTATTGTGTTTGGTGTGCTAA
- the LOC100845742 gene encoding uncharacterized protein LOC100845742 isoform X4: MDIDFEGSDTGDGKSDHATRTPTPSPSPEPSDVRRNEVFTPIPSTSLTHSPSLDQRAPSSVFPRPPVPLPPSGSGKRLGYLLGVHPSSGKVQGSGSSTSTPLCLQPAAVVAGARPKKRPSSLGGASDAKNSNKRGKATCTSGKIVNEHRSRLTSLMLETLMCSQDWLRNKLKDIQEGNQDLAD, translated from the exons ATGGACATTGATTTTGAAGGGTCTGACACCGGCGACGGCAAGAGTGACCATGCGACTCGGACGCCGACTCCAAGCCCATCGCCGGAGCCATCTGACGTCAGAAGAAATGAGGTCTTCACCCCGATCCCGAGTACATCGCTGACACATAGCCCTTCGCTGGACCAACGTGCACCTTCGTCCGTCTTCCCCCGGCCGCCGGTGCCACTGCCACCATCGGGGTCAGGCAAGCGCTTGGGCTAtctccttggggttcatcccAGCTCGGGCAAGGTGCAAGGCAGCGGCTCCAGCACGTCAACTCCACTGTGTTTGCAACCTGCCGCCGTGGTGGCCGGGGCCAGACCAAAGAAGCGTCCCAGCTCACTTGGTGGCGCAAGCGACGCCAAGAACAGCAACAAGAGGGGCAAGGCTACATG TACAAGTGGCAAAATAGTCAATGAACATAGGAGCCGCCTCACCTCTCTTATGcttgaaacattgatgtgctCTCAAGATTGGCTTAGGAACAAATTAAAAG ACATCCAAGAAGGAAATCAG GACTTGGCTGATTGA
- the LOC100845742 gene encoding uncharacterized protein LOC100845742 isoform X3, whose protein sequence is MDIDFEGSDTGDGKSDHATRTPTPSPSPEPSDVRRNEVFTPIPSTSLTHSPSLDQRAPSSVFPRPPVPLPPSGSGKRLGYLLGVHPSSGKVQGSGSSTSTPLCLQPAAVVAGARPKKRPSSLGGASDAKNSNKRGKATCTSGKIVNEHRSRLTSLMLETLMCSQDWLRNKLKGKQIMHLLNTSHHFHGTNSCIYSCINFWTCLQDIQEGNQDLAD, encoded by the exons ATGGACATTGATTTTGAAGGGTCTGACACCGGCGACGGCAAGAGTGACCATGCGACTCGGACGCCGACTCCAAGCCCATCGCCGGAGCCATCTGACGTCAGAAGAAATGAGGTCTTCACCCCGATCCCGAGTACATCGCTGACACATAGCCCTTCGCTGGACCAACGTGCACCTTCGTCCGTCTTCCCCCGGCCGCCGGTGCCACTGCCACCATCGGGGTCAGGCAAGCGCTTGGGCTAtctccttggggttcatcccAGCTCGGGCAAGGTGCAAGGCAGCGGCTCCAGCACGTCAACTCCACTGTGTTTGCAACCTGCCGCCGTGGTGGCCGGGGCCAGACCAAAGAAGCGTCCCAGCTCACTTGGTGGCGCAAGCGACGCCAAGAACAGCAACAAGAGGGGCAAGGCTACATG TACAAGTGGCAAAATAGTCAATGAACATAGGAGCCGCCTCACCTCTCTTATGcttgaaacattgatgtgctCTCAAGATTGGCTTAGGAACAAATTAAAAGGTAAGCAAATAATGCATTTACTTAACACTTCTCATCACTTTCATGGTACTAATAGTTGTATTTATTCATGTATAAATTTCTGGACTTGTCTTCAAGACATCCAAGAAGGAAATCAG GACTTGGCTGATTGA